One window of Chloroflexota bacterium genomic DNA carries:
- a CDS encoding 4Fe-4S binding protein, translating into MSRYALSIDLERCIGCQACVVACKTGNERPLGGNYIQIRDVVRGTFPNLTGTFVHQRCFHCFDAACVNVCPTGALYKQDGMTAVDADKCSACGYCVDACPFDVPHVVDNRVSKCTACLDLVKDGLPPWCVQTCPSQAIKFGEREKLLADAHARVAAIKPKRPNAQVYGEEPFGGLGMILILPDAPAALGLPENPQPSLALGAWQNVVQPVSIGALGAAIGVTALSFIVARREHNREEALLKAEEEAPHEHPDHA; encoded by the coding sequence ATGAGCCGCTACGCCCTGTCCATTGATCTGGAGCGTTGCATCGGCTGCCAGGCGTGCGTGGTGGCCTGCAAGACGGGCAACGAGCGCCCGCTTGGCGGGAACTACATCCAGATCCGCGACGTGGTGCGCGGAACGTTCCCCAACCTGACCGGAACATTCGTGCACCAGCGCTGCTTCCACTGTTTTGATGCGGCGTGCGTGAACGTCTGTCCGACCGGCGCCCTGTACAAGCAGGACGGCATGACCGCTGTGGACGCCGACAAGTGCAGCGCCTGCGGCTACTGTGTGGACGCCTGCCCGTTCGACGTGCCGCACGTCGTGGACAACCGCGTCTCCAAATGCACGGCCTGCCTCGACCTCGTCAAAGACGGGCTGCCGCCGTGGTGCGTGCAGACCTGCCCCAGTCAGGCGATCAAGTTTGGCGAACGCGAGAAGCTGCTGGCCGACGCGCACGCGCGTGTGGCGGCGATCAAGCCCAAGCGGCCCAACGCGCAAGTTTACGGCGAGGAGCCGTTCGGCGGCCTGGGCATGATCCTGATCCTGCCGGATGCGCCCGCCGCGCTCGGCCTGCCGGAGAACCCACAGCCGTCACTGGCGCTCGGCGCATGGCAGAACGTGGTGCAGCCGGTCAGCATCGGCGCGCTCGGCGCCGCCATCGGCGTAACGGCGCTGTCGTTCATCGTCGCCCGGCGCGAGCACAACCGCGAGGAGGCACTACTGAAAGCTGAAGAGGAGGCGCCGCATGAGCACCCGGACCATGCGTAA
- a CDS encoding cytochrome b/b6 domain-containing protein, translating into MSTRTMRKVMRYRPVQRKLHWVGASGFLMLLLTGLVLLWSPLSFLAAGGISRQLHLIGAVLFVTWPFLYAIFDGREFKELIVESFSYDRDDWNWLTHALGYFFGHVRQMPPQGRLNAGQKAHHAGTILGYLSVAVSGVALWYFKGRLGADMLALIAIVHDLSMLALTILLVGHLYFTFVYDALSAMTNGYISESSAQLEHAKWLATLPRQAPWVVGAPAETDDNKTKE; encoded by the coding sequence ATGAGCACCCGGACCATGCGTAAGGTGATGCGCTACCGCCCGGTTCAGCGAAAGCTGCACTGGGTGGGCGCCAGCGGATTCCTGATGCTGCTGCTGACCGGGCTGGTGTTGCTGTGGTCGCCGCTGTCATTCCTGGCCGCCGGAGGCATCTCGCGGCAACTGCACCTGATCGGCGCCGTGCTGTTTGTGACGTGGCCCTTCCTGTATGCGATTTTTGACGGCAGGGAGTTCAAGGAACTGATCGTCGAGTCGTTCAGCTATGACCGCGATGACTGGAATTGGCTCACGCACGCGCTCGGTTATTTCTTCGGGCATGTGCGGCAGATGCCGCCGCAAGGGCGGCTGAATGCCGGGCAAAAGGCGCATCACGCCGGCACGATCCTGGGTTATCTAAGCGTGGCGGTGTCCGGCGTGGCGTTGTGGTATTTCAAGGGGCGGCTGGGAGCGGACATGCTCGCGCTGATTGCGATCGTGCACGACCTCTCCATGCTGGCGCTGACCATCCTGCTGGTTGGCCATCTGTACTTCACGTTTGTGTACGATGCGCTGTCGGCCATGACGAATGGCTATATCTCGGAATCGTCGGCGCAGCTTGAACACGCCAAGTGGCTGGCAACACTGCCGCGACAGGCGCCGTGGGTTGTGGGCGCACCCGCGGAGACGGACGACAACAAGACCAAAGAGTGA